CGGCGCAAGCCCGCGAGATGCTCTAGCGATAGCTTCGACTACTCTGCCCGATGTGCTGCTGCTCGACTATAAGCTTGGGCGGGGTACCTCGGCGTCAGTTTGCCGAGAGATTTCGAAAAGTTTTCCTAGCGTGAAGATCATCGTTTTTACGGTCTTCGGAGATCCCACTACAGTTGTAGAGATGGTAAGAGCGGGCGCAGTGGGGTTCATGCTAAAAGATTCGGAGGCGTCCCAACTCCACCTAGCAATTCAGCAAGCCGCACGCGGCGAGTCGCCAATAGATCCCAGGGTGACAGCCACCATAGTCGAAGCTGCTCTGGCACCGATCGGATCGGCTTCGGGCAG
The sequence above is a segment of the Acidimicrobiia bacterium genome. Coding sequences within it:
- a CDS encoding DNA-binding response regulator, with amino-acid sequence MDKIRIAVVDDHPIIREGVAELATTWEDVEVVATGASPRDALAIASTTLPDVLLLDYKLGRGTSASVCREISKSFPSVKIIVFTVFGDPTTVVEMVRAGAVGFMLKDSEASQLHLAIQQAARGESPIDPRVTATIVEAALAPIGSASGRNELDMREKKLLGMVALGLSNREIADRLFVSEKTVKNSLTKLYKKLGVSRRSEAAAIGVRHGYHKLVDDVSV